The proteins below come from a single Magallana gigas chromosome 10, xbMagGiga1.1, whole genome shotgun sequence genomic window:
- the LOC136272404 gene encoding E3 ubiquitin-protein ligase TRIM71-like: MASSAQDVQRCTLCKHAVAPMHCDTCGINICKDCVEYHFSDVSIKHNVVPLKYRGSTTDYSTCSEHKTKQRDLHCEQCNISICSKCTSSIVHRGHNFLYIKDKILERKDRVLEDLGELEESLHPKYKEISSNIQVQRDVLTKGSQTARKAIRKHGEDLHQEVNSIITELKSDLDKMESKQQTSLNKQHNEVAETISKIQKSIARLRKLSKTNDESLLLSYNSRNAEFRNLPHEIKVTLPSFTPNQINREQLHKQIGSLSFTLEGQLCTKEKQGVKSSLQDRLLPSRSSTLITIETGYRSLYSVSCAGDEEIWTCGLDNIMKLYNLQGELVKSIQTKSGNLPQDISVTNDGKLVYVDHEDRSVNLVNNKNIKAVVRLQGWKPRNVCCTSSGGFLVMMIKDDNKQSRVLRYTGGSEKQFETFEFNDNGDRLYSSGGMKYVSENKNQDICVADNKVHAIVVINKNGKHRFSYTGPPLASNESFDPVGITTNKYSQILTTDCSNHRIHILDQNGQFLRYIDNCGLHTPWGLCVDTHNRLLIAESKSGLVKKIRYEM, encoded by the coding sequence ATGGCCTCTAGTGCCCAGGATGTACAACGTTGTACCTTGTGTAAACATGCCGTGGCCCCTATGCACTGTGACACTTGTGGTATAAATATATGCAAGGATTGCGTCGAATATCATTTCTCCGATGTTTCAATAAAACATAACGTAGTACCACTTAAATACAGAGGGTCCACCACTGATTATTCAACATGTTCCGAACATAAAACAAAGCAACGTGACTTGCATTGTGAACAATGTAACATATCTATCTGTTCGAAATGTACTTCCTCCATAGTTCACCGAGGCCacaattttctttatatcaaaGATAAAATACTTGAAAGAAAAGACAGAGTATTAGAAGATTTGGGAGAATTAGAAGAGTCTCTTCATCCAAAGTATAAAGAAATATCTTCCAACATTCAAGTTCAGAGAGATGTTTTAACGAAAGGCTCTCAAACAGCGAGAAAAGCTATCAGAAAACATGGAGAAGATTTACACCAAGAGGTAAACAGCATTATTACCGAACTGAAATCTGATCTTGATAAAATGGAATCAAAACAACAGACTTCCCTAAATAAACAACACAATGAAGTAGCAGAGacaatttcaaaaattcaaaaaagtatTGCTCGTCTAAGAAAATTATCGAAAACAAATGATGAAAGCTTGCTCCTATCATACAATTCCAGGAATGCCGAATTCAGAAATTTACCTCATGAAATTAAAGTAACACTACCAAGCTTTACTCCTAACCAAATAAACAGAGAACAGCTTCATAAACAAATCGGTTCTTTGTCTTTCACATTAGAAGGTCAACTTTGCACCAAAGAAAAACAAGGAGTTAAGTCATCTCTACAAGACAGATTGCTGCCAAGTAGATCATCCACCTTAATAACAATCGAAACTGGCTATCGGAGTCTTTACAGCGTGTCTTGTGCAGGGGATGAAGAAATATGGACCTGCGGTCTGGACAACATCATGAAACTCTACAATCTTCAGGGGGAACTGGTGAAGTCAATACAAACTAAATCAGGGAACCTGCCACAGGACATATCAGTGACAAACGATGGGAAGCTAGTTTATGTTGATCACGAAGACAGATCTGTAAATTTggtgaacaataaaaacataaaagcaGTGGTTAGATTACAGGGGTGGAAACCTCGCAATGTCTGCTGCACCTCCTCTGGTGGCTTCCTTGTGATGATGATAAAGGATGACAACAAACAGTCAAGGGTCTTGCGTTACACAGGAGGTTCTGAGAAACAATTTGAAACTTTTGAGTTCAATGACAATGGTGACCGTCTTTATTCATCTGGTGGAATGAAATACGTAAGTGAAAATAAGAACCAAGATATCTGCGTGGCTGACAATAAAGTTCATGCTATAGTGGTGatcaataaaaatggaaaacaCCGATTCTCTTACACTGGTCCTCCGTTAGCTTCCAATGAATCGTTTGATCCAGTTGGCATAACAACAAACAAATACAGCCAGATCCTGACAACAGATTGTAGCAACCATCGCATCCATATCCTAGATCAGAATGggcagttcctccgctacatcgACAACTGCGGCTTACATACTCCGTGGGGTCTTTGCGTCGACACACACAACCGTCTTCTTATTGCCGAATCAAAGTCTGGTTTGGTTAAGAAAATAAgatatgaaatgtaa
- the LOC136272052 gene encoding pineal opsin-like has product MTEAEMDLLLRHLYGALYLFISLASILMNGILIILLVRQKSRNTFAVLLLGLCSVDFFMSASGTFTTGLAYLVGSYLLRFPACQVQGVVMTFSGLSQIAVLSSISFTRYVIITNPNFKLQACHARRILYGCYGYCLAVALCPVLGWNTYLPNEAGVSCEPVWDSNSRGDRSFNIFMIVTCFLFPLLIICVSYSKIILAVKRQSKFHTRSRKVHVSYTILIMIAFFLLSWAPYTIYAVHQMATNTLSMGYKTVSVPGLFAKSSAMWNPIIYFLRDSEFRKMCRQRCGFYNFFFAKRRSVNLTRKDTTLQTLVSSPDRESQV; this is encoded by the exons ATGACCGAAGCAGAAATGGATCTGTTGTTAAGACATTTATACGGAGCTCTATACTTGTTCATAAGTTTGGCCTCTATTCTTATGAATGGGATTTTGATCATCCTTCTAGTCAGACAAAAATCGAGAAACACTTTCGCTGTTCTTCTACTTGGGCTGTGCAGTGTGGATTTTTTCATGTCTGCCTCGGGAACATTCACCACAGGCCTTGCTTATCTAGTCGGTTCTTATCTTCTCCGTTTTCCAGCCTGCCAAGTCCAAGGGGTTGTAATGACATTTTCGGGATTGTCGCAGATTGCTGTTCTTTCCTCCATCTCGTTTACTCGTTACGTCATAATCACCAACCCGAACTTTAAACTGCAGGCATGTCATGCCCGAAGGATATTATATGGATGCTATGGGTACTGCCTTGCTGTAGCTCTTTGTCCAGTTTTAGGATGGAATACATACCTGCCAAATGAAGCAGGAGTGTCTTGCGAGCCAGTATGGGACAGCAATTCGCGAGGGGACAGGTCCTTCAACATATTCATGATTGTGACCTGTTTCCTTTTCCCGCTTCTTATCATCTGTGTATCGTACTCAAAGATCATCTTAGCG GTAAAAAGACAATCAAAGTTCCATACTCGCAGCAGGAAAGTACATGTCAGCTACACGATCTTGATCATGAtag CCTTTTTTCTGTTGTCCTGGGCTCCTTACACTATTTACGCTGTACATCAAATGGCAACGAATACACTGTCTATGGGTTATAAAACCGTTAGTGTACCTGGGCTATTCGCCAAGTCGTCCGCCATGTGGAACCCAATCATTTACTTTCTGCGCGATTCTGAGTTCCGGAAAATGTGTCGGCAACGTTGTGGATTCTACAATTTTTTCTTCGCCAAACGAAGATCGGTTAACCTTACCAGAAAGGATACAACTCTTCAAACTTTGGTATCTTCCCCGGATAGGGAGTCCCAAGTGTAA